One Nostoc sp. UHCC 0302 DNA window includes the following coding sequences:
- a CDS encoding PAS domain S-box protein translates to MGKVDRMLIATPFKKVQRWWRRAFSAPITDEITTLYKTWRQRFLWQRLHLWLWLALICLLTFTLRNIYDLFFPLDELQRLPEVFRNKSLVLNVAILLGIVICLVLHKTRFGRDRPDLLFLGSSWSISLVSQLFATFKGFALPDMIGWSLVFLSQATLMPVHWSLHLLSQAGVLIYYFGVNTVLGLKTPSTQHPEIYNVTFFLYIFWFCTICDISVYLYDRLQRSEFYGRQELESAYQKIKLAEATYRSIFENAVEGIFQSSPDGRYITANPALAQIYGYSSADEVTANFTDIENQLYVEPTRRAEFVRLMTECGSVCEFESQIYRRDGSIVWISEKAYAVHDEQGKLLYYEGLIEDITKRKQAEAALQEQLDFLQVLIDTIPAPVFYKNIEGIYLGCNTAFETSLGFSKQQILGKSDYDIAPKELADQYQQADMALFEQRQIQSYESSVVFADSTKHDVIFYKATFSKADGSLGGLVGVLLDISERKRTEEALRVFIHAVSHDLRNPVVGTLMVLKNLLDSKESETGKEFSQSPIPVPRSFLERMIQSSDRQLNLINSLMEAHLGEVQGIVLQRQPLQLHTVVEAAIADLEPLLTQNQATLTNMLTADLPLVNGDATQLWRVFSNLIVNALKHNSPGLHLTINATLQRDKIYCTVSDNGVGISQQQSERLFDLYFRGSNTRNSVSLGLGLYLCKQIINAHGGEIGVISALDAGATFWFTLPINQGGY, encoded by the coding sequence ATGGGCAAAGTGGATCGGATGTTAATAGCTACGCCATTTAAAAAAGTGCAAAGGTGGTGGAGAAGAGCCTTTTCTGCGCCAATAACAGACGAAATTACCACTCTTTACAAAACTTGGCGTCAGCGCTTTTTGTGGCAGAGATTGCATTTGTGGTTATGGCTGGCACTGATTTGTCTGCTAACCTTTACTTTGCGAAACATTTATGACCTTTTTTTCCCCTTAGATGAGTTGCAAAGACTACCAGAGGTATTTAGAAATAAAAGCCTTGTACTCAATGTTGCAATACTGCTAGGTATAGTTATCTGCCTTGTATTGCATAAAACTAGGTTTGGTCGCGATCGCCCAGATTTGTTATTTTTGGGGTCATCTTGGTCAATTAGTCTAGTATCACAGTTGTTTGCCACCTTCAAAGGTTTCGCACTACCCGACATGATCGGGTGGTCACTGGTATTCTTAAGCCAAGCTACATTAATGCCAGTCCACTGGAGTCTTCACTTGCTGTCTCAAGCGGGTGTGCTGATTTATTATTTTGGCGTTAATACAGTACTTGGTTTAAAAACACCATCAACCCAACACCCCGAAATATATAATGTGACATTTTTTTTGTACATTTTTTGGTTTTGTACGATATGTGACATTAGTGTTTACCTGTACGATCGCCTGCAACGCTCTGAGTTTTACGGTCGTCAAGAACTTGAGTCTGCCTACCAAAAAATTAAGCTCGCAGAAGCTACATATCGCAGCATTTTTGAAAACGCCGTTGAAGGTATCTTTCAAAGCAGTCCTGATGGACGTTACATTACGGCAAATCCCGCTTTAGCACAGATTTATGGCTACTCATCCGCAGATGAGGTAACAGCAAATTTCACTGATATTGAAAACCAATTGTATGTTGAGCCAACGCGACGTGCAGAATTTGTACGCCTAATGACAGAATGTGGTAGTGTCTGTGAGTTTGAATCCCAGATTTATCGCCGAGACGGCAGTATTGTTTGGATTTCGGAAAAAGCATACGCAGTCCATGACGAGCAGGGTAAACTGCTTTACTATGAAGGATTGATTGAAGACATCACAAAGCGCAAGCAAGCTGAAGCTGCGCTCCAGGAACAGTTGGATTTTTTACAAGTTTTAATTGATACTATCCCGGCTCCGGTTTTTTATAAAAATATCGAAGGGATATATCTTGGCTGTAATACAGCGTTTGAAACATCTCTAGGTTTTAGCAAGCAGCAAATTCTTGGTAAATCTGATTATGATATTGCACCAAAGGAGCTTGCTGACCAATATCAGCAAGCAGACATGGCATTGTTTGAGCAGCGGCAAATTCAAAGTTATGAAAGTTCTGTCGTCTTTGCCGATAGTACTAAACATGATGTCATATTTTATAAAGCAACTTTCTCCAAGGCAGATGGCTCACTTGGGGGATTAGTGGGAGTGCTGCTAGATATTAGCGAACGCAAACGTACAGAGGAAGCACTACGAGTATTTATCCATGCAGTTTCTCATGACTTACGCAACCCAGTAGTTGGTACTTTAATGGTGCTAAAAAATTTGCTTGACAGCAAAGAATCTGAAACTGGTAAGGAATTTTCCCAATCCCCAATTCCTGTACCACGCTCGTTTTTAGAGCGGATGATTCAAAGTAGCGATCGCCAACTTAACTTGATTAATTCCTTAATGGAAGCTCACCTCGGCGAAGTGCAAGGAATTGTTTTGCAACGTCAACCTCTACAATTACATACTGTGGTAGAAGCAGCGATCGCAGACTTAGAACCATTGCTTACACAAAACCAAGCAACGTTGACAAATATGCTGACCGCAGATTTACCATTAGTTAATGGTGACGCAACACAGCTATGGCGAGTGTTTTCTAACTTAATTGTCAATGCACTCAAACATAATTCCCCTGGTTTGCACTTGACAATTAACGCTACACTTCAAAGGGATAAGATTTATTGCACTGTTAGTGATAACGGTGTAGGAATTAGTCAACAACAAAGCGAACGGCTTTTCGACCTTTACTTCCGGGGTAGTAACACTCGCAACTCTGTGAGCTTGGGATTGGGATTGTATTTGTGCAAGCAAATTATCAATGCCCACGGTGGCGAAATTGGTGTAATCAGTGCATTGGATGCAGGAGCAACGTTCTGGTTTACATTACCAATTAACCAGGGTGGTTATTAA